The DNA window GAGCTCCACGCGCCGTGGAACAGGTGCAGCGCGAGCGCCCCCATCGACAGCACGTAGAAGCCCACGATCCACGGCACCGTGAACGCCTTCACGACGTTGTTGTACACGTCCGTCTTGCTGTAGTCCGCGAACAGCGAGAGCGTCGTGAACTGCAGGATGTGGAACACGATGAACGCGAGCAGCAGGAAGCCGCCCCAGCGGATCGTGCGCGACGCGAACGTCGAGATCTGCGGCTCCAGCTTCGCGTAGCCCTGCGGCCGCGCGGCCTGCTTCTGCCGCGTCAGCTGCACCGCCGCGACGACGTGCAGGATCACCGACGCGAGGAGCACCCCGCGCACCGCCCACAGCGCACCACCCACGGTGTGCTTCAGGAAGTACCCGTAGGCGTTCATCTTCGCGGCCGACTGGAACATCTGCAGGTTGCCGACCATGTGGCCGAGCACGAAGCCGACGCCGATCAGGCCGGTGATCGCCATGACCACCTTCTTCCCGATCTGCGACTGCCAGAAGTTGCGAACCAGCTGCATCTCTCGGTGCGGAGAAAGGAAACGCCGCGGGCGCATGTGCCCCCGCGGCGTCGGAGAACTCAGAGCTTGATCGCGGCCATCGGGTCGCGCACCGCCTGCGCGCTCTGCTCGAGCGCCGCGCGCTCGGCGTCCGTCAGCTCGACCTCCACCACCTGCAGCAGCCCACCCCTGCCCAGCTTGCACGGCACGCCGAGGTAGAGGCCCGACATCCCGTACTCGCCTTCCAGCCACGCGGCGCACGGGAGGATGCGGCGCTGGTCGTTGACGATCGCCTCGACCATCTGCACCGCGCCGGCCGACGGCGCGTAGTACGCGGAGCCCGTCTTGAGGTGCTTCACGATCTCGGCGCCGCCGTTGCGCGTGCGGTCGACGATCGCGTCGAGCTTGTCCTTCGCGAGCAGCTGCGTGACCGGGATCCCGCTGACGCTCGTGTAGCTGATGAGCGGGACCATCGTGTCGCCGTGGCCGCCCAGCACCATCGCCTGGATGTCGCGCACCGAGACGTCCATCGCCTCGGCGAGGAAGCCGCGATAGCGCGCCGTGTCGAGGACGCCCGCCATGCCGATCACGCGCTCGCGCGGGAAGCCCGTGACTTCCTTCGCGACGTAGCACATCACGTCGAGCGGGTTCGACACGACGATGACGATCGCGTTCGGCGACGTCGCCTTGATCTGCTCGCTGACCTGCTTGACGATGCCGGCGTTCGTGTTCAGCAGGTCGTCGCGCGACATGCCCGGCTTGCGCGCGATGCCCGCCGTGATCACGACGATGTCCGAGCCCGCCGTCTCGTCGTAGCCGTTCGAGCCGATGACGCGCGAGTCGAACCCTTCGATCGGCGCCGACTGCCACTGGTCGAGGCCCTTCCCCTGCGGAATGCCTTCCGCGACGTCGACCATCACGACGGTGCGGGCGAGCTCCTTCTCCGCGATGCGCTGCGCGGTCGTGGCGCCGACGTTCCCGGCGCCCACCACCGTGATCTTGTTGACCATGTGGCCGGGTTGCTGAGGTTTTTTGGGGGACAGCGCCGGAAAGCTATCGGGGCCGTCCACATGCGGCAACGGACGAGCTTGCGCGTCGCGGCGTGGACGACGCGCGGATCAGCCGCCGACTTCCGAGAGCGCGCGCAGCCCGCCGATGCGCCGCGTCAGCAGCGCGTGCTCGAGCGGCTTCCCCGCCAGCGCCTCGTGCACCAGGGGTCCGAGCGGCCGCCCCGCGCGCAGCGCGTCGCGCAGCCCGACCTCGTGGTCGCCGTACAGGCACGTGCGCAGCCGGCCGTCGGCGGTGAGCCGCACGCGGTTGCACGAGCCGCAGTAGGTGTGCGTCATCGGCGTGATGACGCCGACGCTGCCGGCCGCCCCCGCGAAACGGTGATACGCCGCCGGTCCGTTCCCGCGCGCCGGGGCCCCGCCCGCCTGCAGCGGCCGGCCGAGCGTGCGGCCCATCGCCGACAGGCGCGCGAGCACGTCGTCGGAGGGCACCACGAGCGCGAGGGGATCGCGCCCCGTCGCCGCCTCCATCTCCGCCAGCTCGCCGACCGGCATCAGCTCGATGAATCGCACGTGCCACGGGCGGTCGAGCGTGAGCGCGGCGAGCATCTCCAGCTCGTCGTCGTTGCGCCCAGCGATGACGACGACGTTGATCTTGATGGGCGCGAGCCCCGCCGCCTGCGCGGCCTCGAGCGCGGCGATCGGGTCGAACGGCTCGCGGCGGCGCGCCAGCTCGGCGATGCGCTCCGGGCGCAGCGAGTCGACGCTCACGTTCACGCGGTCGAGCCCCGCGCGCCGCAGGTCGTCGGCGATCGGCGCCAGCCGCGTCCCGTTGGTCGACAGCGAGAGATCCTCGATCGCCGCGACCTCGCGCAGCCGCGCCACGAGGTCGACGAGCCCGGGGCGCAGCGTCGGCTCGCCGCCCGTGAGTCGCACGCGCCGCAGGCCGAGCGGAGCCAGCTCGCGCACCACCTGCACGATCTCGTCGTCGGTGAGCAGCGTCTCGCGCGGCAGCCACGGCAGCCCCGCCAGCGGCATGCAGTAGACGCAGCGGAAGTTGCACCGGTCCGTGACCGAGACGCGCAGGTACTCGATGCGCCGGCCATGCTGGTCGCGCAGCGCGCGCTCGACGTCCGCGGCCGCGGCGGCGGCGATCACGGCGTGGCTCCGGTCGTCGGCGCGCCGGCGGCGCCCGCGGTCGACGCGTCCACCCAGGCGCGCGTGCCGTCGACGTAGTGCTCGCGCTTCCAGATCGGCACGCGCGCCTTGATGGCCTCGATGGCGAAGCGGCAGGCGTCGAACGCGGGCGCGCGATGCGCATGCGCGACCGCGATGCCGACGCTGATCTCGCCGACCGCGAGCGTGCCGATGCGATGCTCGATGGCGATGCGCACGCCGGGCCACCGCTCCGCGGCCTCCGCGGCGATCGCGGCGAGCTCGGCGTCCGCCATGGGCTCGTACGCCGCGTAGTCGATGCCCGTCACCGCGCGCCCGGCGTTGTGGTCGCGTACCGCGCCGAGGAAGGCCGTCTGCGCGCCGGCCGTCTCGTGCGCGACGGCGTCCAGCAGCGCGGCGCCAGAGATCGGCGTGCGCACGAGGCGCCCGCTGACGGCCGCACTCACCGCGACGCGTGACACCAGCGTCATCCGCCCGCGACCGGCGGCAGCAGCGCGACCTCGTCGCCGTCGGCGAGCGCGGTGGCCGGCGCGGCCCAGCGCGCGTTCACCGCGAGCATGGGCGCGGGCGGCAGCGCGACGGCGCCGGGGCGCGCGCGCAGCGCGGTCACGACGTCGGCGGCCGTCGCGCCGGCGGGCAGCTCCAGCGGCAGCGGGCCCGGTCCGAGTGCGTCGGCATAAGAGGCGAAGAGCAGCACACTTACGCGCATGCGCGCAACATAATCGCGGGTCGGGAATGCGACACGGCCCCGCGCGGGTGCGCGGGGCCGTACGTCGTGATCCGTGCGTTTCAGCAGTTCGAGCGACACACCGGACGCTCACTGCGCGCTCACTCGGCGCCTTCGTGCTCGTAGTCGTGCAGGTCGCTGTCGTGCAGCTCGCTGATGTCGATCCCCGCCACCAGCGCCCGCAGCTCCTTCGAGGGCTTGAACACCGGGACCGGACGGGCGGACACCTCCACCGGGGATCCCGTGCGCGGGTTGCGCGCCATCCGCGTCTTGCGCTGCCGGATCTTGAAGGTGCCGAACCCGCGGACCTCGATGTTGCGCTGCTCGTGCAGCGCGTCCTTGATCGACTCGAGGAATGCGTCGACGACCCGCGCGCAATCCTTCTTCGAGATGGTCGGCCCGGCCGTGCGGGCAATGGACGCGGTCACGCGCTCGACCAGGTCAGCTTTGGTCATCAGGGTGCTCTCGAAGTCAGACGAACCTGCCGCGCGCCGGCCCGAGCCCGCACACGCTCCGACCCCGATATTAGGAGCTTACTCATTGTGTGTCAACCGCTTGGCTCACTTCTGCCCGCTTGCCGCGCGGGCCCGGACGGTGGCCAGGAAGCGGTCGAAGAGCGGGCGCGCGTCGTGCGGACCGGGCGCCGCCTCGGGGTGGTACTGGACGCCGAAGATGGGCAGCTCGCGGTGCGCCAGCCCCTCCACCGACCCGTCGTTCAGGTTCACGTGCGTGACCTCCAGCGCCGGCGCTCCCTCGACGCCCTCGGCCGAGCCCGCCACGGCGAAGCCGTGGTTCTGCGACGTGATGATGACGTGGCCCGTCGCCAGCTCCTGCACCGGATGGTTCCCGCCCCGGTGGCCGTAGGGCATCTTCAGCGTCCGGCCACCGAAGGTAAGCCCGAGCAGCTGATGGCCCAGGCAGATGCCGAACATCGGCACCTCGGCGTCCGCGATCGCCCGGATGTTGGCCGGCGCGTACTCGACGGCCTCGGGGTCGCCCGGGCCGTTCGACAGGAACACCCCGTCCGGCTGGTACGCCAGGACGTCCTCCGCCGGCGTATCCGACGGGACGACCGTGATCCGGCACCCCTGCTCCTCGAACAGGCGCAGGATGTTGCGCTTGATGCCGAAGTCGTACGCCACGATGTGCTGCGGCGCCTGCGGGTTGCCCCAGACGTACGGCTGCTTCGTGCTGACGCGCGTGGCGAGGTCCAGCCCCTCCATCGATGGGCAGGCGTCGAGCGCCGCCAGCACCTCGGCCGACGGCTCGTCGCCGGCGGCGATGGCGCCGCGCATCACGCCCACGGTGCGCAGGTGGCGCGTCAGGCGCCGCGTGTCGACCTCGGTGAGGATCGGCACGCCCGCGGCGCCGAGCCAGCTCGCGAGGTCGCCGCTGGCGCGCCAGTTCGAGTGGACGGGCGACAGCTCGCGCATCACGACGCCCGCGATCTGCGGCTGCGCCGACTCCGGATCCTCGGCGTTCACGCCGTAGTTCCCGATCATGGGCGCGGTCATGACCACCACCTGGCCGCGGTACGAGGGGTCGGTGAAGACCTCCTGGTACCCCGTCATGTTGGTCGTGAAGACGACCTCGGCCACGGAGAGCGCCGACTGGCCGATCAGCTGGCCGCGAAAAAGGGTCCCGTCCTCGAGGAGGAGGAACCCTGGAGTCTTCTGCACGGGCGGGCGGGTTGCGAGCGGAGAACGAGGCGCGGTCCGGGCGTGGACCGCGCCGCGGAACCGATCACGGACGGGGCGCCGGCGTCGTCGGGGCGGCGGGCGCCTTGGTGCCAGTGGCCGGCTGCTGGCCGGCGGGCGTCAGCGGGACCGCCGGAGCGGCGCCGGCGGGCGCGTTGGGCGAGGCGGGCGCCGCCTGCGTGGCGGGCGCGGTGCCGAACGAGCGGTCGAGCACCGACTCCGGCGTGCGGCCGCGCGAGCCGGCCAGCTGCAGGATGAACGCGAGCCCGACGAAGATCCCGCCGGCCCACCAGCTCGTCTTCGTGAGCAGGTTGCCCGCCTGCCGGCTCCCGATCACCGACTCGGCCGCCGACGAGGCGCCGCCGAAGCTCGCCGCGAGCCCGCCGCCCTTGCCCGACTGCAGCAGGATCGCGGCGATGAGGACGAGCGCGTCGAGGATCAGCAGGACGAAGAGGAACGTGTACATCGCGCGGCGGGCGAGGAGAGGGCGGGAGGCGGCGCGCCGTGGACGCACTGGCGCACGCAAGCTCCGAATATCACAGGAGTTAGGCGCCGGGGTCAAGGGCGCCGCCCACCCGCAGCTCCCCGTCTACTCCGTGACGATCGCCGCCCAGTTCCCCGCGTCGAGGCTCGCGCCACCCACCAGCAGCCCGTCGATGTCGGGCGCCTGCAGGAGGAGCTTCGCGTTCCCGCGATTGACGCTGCCGCCGTACAGGATGGGCATCGTCAGCGCGCGGTCGCCGACGCGTTCGCGCAGCCAGCGCCGGATGGCGCCGTGCACGGTCGACGCGTCCTGCGGCGTCGCGGTGCGCCCCGTGCCGATGGCCCACACCGGCTCGTAGGCGATCAGCGCGTTCCCCGCGTGGTGCGCGTCGAGCAGCGAGAGCCCGGCCTCCAGCTGGCGGAGCACGACCTCCTCGGTCTGCCCGGCCTCGCGCTCCTCCAGCTTCTCCCCGACGCACAGCATCGGGATCAGCCCCGCGCGGACGACCAGCTCGCACTTCTTGGCGGACTGCTCGTCGGTTTCGCCGAACACGTGCCGGCGCTCCGAGTGGCCCACGAGCACGAGGCGGGCGCCCGCGTCGCGGGCCATGCCGACGGACGTCTCGCCCGTGAAGGCGCCCGAGGCCTCGTGGTGGACGTTCTGCACGCCGACGAGGATCTCGTGGCGGTCCTGCAGCTGCTCCTGCACCGCGTGCAGCGTGAGCGCCGGCGGGAAGAAGGCGAGCGTGCGGTCGGACGACCGCGGCACCTGCTGGAGGAACTCGCGCAGGAACGCGCGCGCCTCCGTCGGGCCGTGGTTCATCTTCCAGTTGGCGGCGAAGATCGGCTTCAGCATCGCGAGTGACTCCTCAGGCGTCGTCCAGTGCCGCCACGCCGGGCAGCTCCTTCCCTTCCAGGAACTCCAGCGAGGCGCCGCCGCCGGTCGAGACGTGCGTCACCTGGTCCTCCAGCCCCGCCTGCGCGATCGCGGCGGCCGAGTCGCCGCCGCCGACGATCGTCGTGGCGCCGGCGCGCGTCGCGTCCACCAGCGCGTGCGCGACGCCCAGCGTGCCGCGGTCGAACGGCGGCGTCTCGAAGACGCCCATCGGGCCGTTCCAGAGCACCGTCTTCGCGCCGCGCACCAGCGCCCCGTACTCGGCCACCGTGCGCGGGCCGACGTCGAACATCGCCTCGTCGGCGCCGACGCCGTCACGCGCCACGGTGCGCGACGGGGCTCCTTCCTTCAGCTCCGTCGCGACCTCCGCGTCGCTCGGCAGCACGAGCTTGTCGCCGGCGCTCGCCAGCAGCTCGCGCGCGAGGTCCACGCGGTCCGGCTCGACGAGCGACTTGCCCGTCTCGAGCCCCATCGCGCGGAAGAAGGTGTTGCCCATCGCGCCGCCGATGAGCATGTGATCGACCTTCGGCAGGAGCGCGCTGATGACGTCGAGCTTCCCCGAGATCTTCGCGCCGCCGAGGATCGCGACGAACGGCCGCTTCGGCTCGGCCAGCGCGCGCCCGAGGTACGCGAGCTCCTTCTCCATCAGCAGGCCGGCGACCGCGGGGCGCAGGTGGCGCGCGACGCCTTCCGTGGACGCGTGCGCGCGGTGCGCCGCTCCGAACGCGTCGTTGACGTAGACGTCGCCCAGCTGCGCCATCTCGCGCGCCAGCGCGTCGTCGTTCGTCTCCTCGCCCGGGAGGAAGCGCGTGTTCTCGAGCAGCACGACGGCGCCTAGTGCCGCCTCCTCGGTCGTGCGGCGCGCGTAGTCGCCCACCGTGCTGC is part of the Roseisolibacter agri genome and encodes:
- a CDS encoding MoaD/ThiS family protein, whose amino-acid sequence is MRVSVLLFASYADALGPGPLPLELPAGATAADVVTALRARPGAVALPPAPMLAVNARWAAPATALADGDEVALLPPVAGG
- the tpiA gene encoding triose-phosphate isomerase, whose translation is MLKPIFAANWKMNHGPTEARAFLREFLQQVPRSSDRTLAFFPPALTLHAVQEQLQDRHEILVGVQNVHHEASGAFTGETSVGMARDAGARLVLVGHSERRHVFGETDEQSAKKCELVVRAGLIPMLCVGEKLEEREAGQTEEVVLRQLEAGLSLLDAHHAGNALIAYEPVWAIGTGRTATPQDASTVHGAIRRWLRERVGDRALTMPILYGGSVNRGNAKLLLQAPDIDGLLVGGASLDAGNWAAIVTE
- a CDS encoding HU family DNA-binding protein, encoding MTKADLVERVTASIARTAGPTISKKDCARVVDAFLESIKDALHEQRNIEVRGFGTFKIRQRKTRMARNPRTGSPVEVSARPVPVFKPSKELRALVAGIDISELHDSDLHDYEHEGAE
- the carA gene encoding glutamine-hydrolyzing carbamoyl-phosphate synthase small subunit — its product is MQKTPGFLLLEDGTLFRGQLIGQSALSVAEVVFTTNMTGYQEVFTDPSYRGQVVVMTAPMIGNYGVNAEDPESAQPQIAGVVMRELSPVHSNWRASGDLASWLGAAGVPILTEVDTRRLTRHLRTVGVMRGAIAAGDEPSAEVLAALDACPSMEGLDLATRVSTKQPYVWGNPQAPQHIVAYDFGIKRNILRLFEEQGCRITVVPSDTPAEDVLAYQPDGVFLSNGPGDPEAVEYAPANIRAIADAEVPMFGICLGHQLLGLTFGGRTLKMPYGHRGGNHPVQELATGHVIITSQNHGFAVAGSAEGVEGAPALEVTHVNLNDGSVEGLAHRELPIFGVQYHPEAAPGPHDARPLFDRFLATVRARAASGQK
- a CDS encoding phosphoglycerate kinase translates to MNKKTIRDLRDDELQGKRALVRVDFNVPLENGQVGDDTRIRAALPTIHALLERGARVILMSHLGRPKGAPDDRYSLFPVATHLAQLLEGPKVTFVRSTVGDYARRTTEEAALGAVVLLENTRFLPGEETNDDALAREMAQLGDVYVNDAFGAAHRAHASTEGVARHLRPAVAGLLMEKELAYLGRALAEPKRPFVAILGGAKISGKLDVISALLPKVDHMLIGGAMGNTFFRAMGLETGKSLVEPDRVDLARELLASAGDKLVLPSDAEVATELKEGAPSRTVARDGVGADEAMFDVGPRTVAEYGALVRGAKTVLWNGPMGVFETPPFDRGTLGVAHALVDATRAGATTIVGGGDSAAAIAQAGLEDQVTHVSTGGGASLEFLEGKELPGVAALDDA
- a CDS encoding molybdenum cofactor biosynthesis protein MoaE: MSRVAVSAAVSGRLVRTPISGAALLDAVAHETAGAQTAFLGAVRDHNAGRAVTGIDYAAYEPMADAELAAIAAEAAERWPGVRIAIEHRIGTLAVGEISVGIAVAHAHRAPAFDACRFAIEAIKARVPIWKREHYVDGTRAWVDASTAGAAGAPTTGATP
- the moaA gene encoding GTP 3',8-cyclase MoaA; translated protein: MIAAAAAADVERALRDQHGRRIEYLRVSVTDRCNFRCVYCMPLAGLPWLPRETLLTDDEIVQVVRELAPLGLRRVRLTGGEPTLRPGLVDLVARLREVAAIEDLSLSTNGTRLAPIADDLRRAGLDRVNVSVDSLRPERIAELARRREPFDPIAALEAAQAAGLAPIKINVVVIAGRNDDELEMLAALTLDRPWHVRFIELMPVGELAEMEAATGRDPLALVVPSDDVLARLSAMGRTLGRPLQAGGAPARGNGPAAYHRFAGAAGSVGVITPMTHTYCGSCNRVRLTADGRLRTCLYGDHEVGLRDALRAGRPLGPLVHEALAGKPLEHALLTRRIGGLRALSEVGG
- the mdh gene encoding malate dehydrogenase; translated protein: MVNKITVVGAGNVGATTAQRIAEKELARTVVMVDVAEGIPQGKGLDQWQSAPIEGFDSRVIGSNGYDETAGSDIVVITAGIARKPGMSRDDLLNTNAGIVKQVSEQIKATSPNAIVIVVSNPLDVMCYVAKEVTGFPRERVIGMAGVLDTARYRGFLAEAMDVSVRDIQAMVLGGHGDTMVPLISYTSVSGIPVTQLLAKDKLDAIVDRTRNGGAEIVKHLKTGSAYYAPSAGAVQMVEAIVNDQRRILPCAAWLEGEYGMSGLYLGVPCKLGRGGLLQVVEVELTDAERAALEQSAQAVRDPMAAIKL
- a CDS encoding succinate dehydrogenase cytochrome b subunit, which codes for MQLVRNFWQSQIGKKVVMAITGLIGVGFVLGHMVGNLQMFQSAAKMNAYGYFLKHTVGGALWAVRGVLLASVILHVVAAVQLTRQKQAARPQGYAKLEPQISTFASRTIRWGGFLLLAFIVFHILQFTTLSLFADYSKTDVYNNVVKAFTVPWIVGFYVLSMGALALHLFHGAWSSFRTLGLNRPSARPTQRAVATLVAAIITLGFTAVPLGVFLGAVKAAPPEAGVPAEAIEAAAAPAPAQPSTLAGH
- the secG gene encoding preprotein translocase subunit SecG: MYTFLFVLLILDALVLIAAILLQSGKGGGLAASFGGASSAAESVIGSRQAGNLLTKTSWWAGGIFVGLAFILQLAGSRGRTPESVLDRSFGTAPATQAAPASPNAPAGAAPAVPLTPAGQQPATGTKAPAAPTTPAPRP